The following are from one region of the Natronosporangium hydrolyticum genome:
- a CDS encoding P-II family nitrogen regulator yields MKLVTGVIKPHQLDAVKDALHALGVAGLTVSEVQGYGRQKGHTEVYRGAEYTVEFLPKVKVEVVTDELDVEKVVDAVATAARTGKIGDGKVWVTPVEEVVRVRTGERGVEAL; encoded by the coding sequence ATGAAGCTGGTGACCGGGGTCATCAAGCCCCACCAGCTAGACGCGGTGAAGGACGCGCTGCACGCGCTCGGCGTCGCAGGGCTCACCGTCAGTGAGGTCCAGGGGTACGGCCGGCAGAAGGGCCACACCGAGGTCTACCGGGGCGCCGAGTACACGGTCGAGTTCCTGCCGAAGGTAAAGGTGGAGGTGGTCACCGACGAGCTCGACGTCGAGAAGGTCGTCGACGCGGTCGCCACCGCCGCCCGTACCGGCAAGATCGGCGACGGCAAGGTCTGGGTGACCCCGGTCGAGGAGGTGGTTCGGGTACGCACCGGCGAGCGCGGCGTGGAAGCGCTCTGA
- the ftsY gene encoding signal recognition particle-docking protein FtsY, which yields MEPVVVVLLVVGLLLLLLGAALLAPRLRRRQAPPPEAPPPATPPQPPPQAPPAAGPTAEPTTAEPPVAPPVEQPEPTAGRLVRLRARLARSENALGRGLLGLLSRDRLDEDAWEEVEETLLGADVGVAATTDLVARLRERTRVLGTRSADELRAMLSEELVAVLAPELDRTLAAHRVDGAPGVLLMVGVNGSGKTTTCGKVARVLVADGHSVVLGAADTFRAAAADQLATWAGRVGAEVVRGAEGADPASVAFDAVRRGAEAGVETVVIDTAGRLQNKVGLMDELGKVKRVIEKRTRVTETLLVIDATTGQNALTQAKVFTEAVDVTGVVLTKLDGSAKGGIVIGVQRQLGIPVKLVGLGEGPDDLAPFDPKQFVAALLGGAP from the coding sequence ATGGAACCGGTTGTCGTCGTGCTGCTCGTGGTGGGACTGCTGCTGCTGTTGCTCGGCGCGGCTCTGCTCGCGCCGAGGTTGCGGCGCCGGCAGGCGCCGCCGCCCGAGGCGCCGCCACCGGCTACGCCGCCACAGCCGCCGCCGCAGGCGCCACCAGCGGCGGGGCCCACAGCTGAGCCGACCACAGCTGAGCCGCCGGTCGCGCCACCGGTCGAGCAGCCGGAACCGACCGCCGGGCGCCTGGTCCGGCTCCGGGCCAGGCTGGCGCGGTCCGAGAACGCCTTGGGTCGAGGGCTGCTGGGGCTGCTGTCGCGGGACCGGCTCGACGAGGACGCCTGGGAAGAGGTCGAGGAGACGCTGCTCGGCGCCGACGTCGGGGTCGCCGCGACCACCGACCTGGTGGCGCGACTGCGGGAGCGGACCCGGGTGCTCGGCACCCGCAGCGCCGACGAGCTGCGGGCCATGCTCAGCGAGGAGCTGGTCGCCGTGCTGGCGCCGGAGCTGGACCGGACCCTCGCCGCCCACCGGGTCGACGGCGCCCCCGGGGTGCTGTTGATGGTCGGCGTCAACGGTTCGGGCAAGACCACCACCTGTGGCAAGGTCGCCCGAGTGTTGGTGGCGGACGGTCACAGCGTGGTGCTGGGGGCTGCCGACACGTTCCGGGCCGCCGCCGCTGACCAGCTCGCCACCTGGGCCGGCCGGGTGGGCGCCGAGGTCGTTCGCGGTGCCGAGGGCGCCGACCCGGCCAGCGTCGCCTTCGACGCGGTCCGGCGCGGGGCCGAGGCCGGAGTCGAGACGGTAGTGATCGACACCGCTGGCCGACTACAGAACAAAGTCGGACTCATGGATGAGCTGGGCAAAGTCAAGCGGGTGATCGAGAAGCGGACCCGGGTGACCGAGACACTGTTGGTGATCGACGCCACCACCGGGCAGAATGCACTCACCCAGGCAAAGGTCTTCACCGAAGCGGTGGATGTCACCGGGGTCGTGTTGACCAAGCTCGACGGCAGCGCCAAAGGGGGCATCGTGATCGGTGTGCAGCGGCAGCTCGGCATTCCGGTCAAGCTGGTTGGCCTCGGCGAAGGGCCGGACGATCTCGCGCCGTTCGATCCGAAACAGTTCGTCGCCGCCCTGCTCGGCGGCGCCCCGTGA
- a CDS encoding helix-turn-helix domain-containing protein, producing MSDPTAESALELSAAAEGVRSMAELAALLRRLRRREARRRGGAELTYRQLAAHAGWSHAVVAVYLTGKTLPPTDRFDTLVQLLGASPAEQSALATARDRVEEGRRAASGPARATAWQRPHQLPADVPGFIGRAAELAELDRAAAISTPRGRAGARTLAIVGSPGAGKTALALHWAHRVRHRFPHGQLYTDLRGYGADPAADPARILDGYLAALGVPAVDRPADLDAKIGLYRSLLDRRRVLVVLDNAANARQVRPLLPTAPGSAAVVTSRSVLTGLVASDRAHRIVVDVLPLSEAVALLAGFLGEARVRAELAAVRQLARLCGCLPVALCALGERAVTGPSSSLTALADELATARNRLDLFEAGDDGQTTLRTMFGWSYQQLPADAARLFRALGAHPRPWADRGLLAELCGGDPREARRLVEVLAAANLLHRGRWDRYRLSGLLRWYAAELAIEHGEAAPARQLRSPQLGVESLTRQ from the coding sequence ATGAGCGATCCCACGGCAGAATCAGCCCTCGAACTCTCCGCCGCCGCCGAGGGCGTGCGAAGCATGGCGGAGCTGGCGGCGCTGCTGCGCCGATTGCGGCGCCGGGAGGCGCGGCGTCGCGGCGGCGCCGAACTCACCTATCGGCAGCTTGCGGCCCACGCAGGCTGGTCTCACGCGGTGGTGGCTGTCTATCTGACCGGCAAGACCCTGCCGCCCACCGACCGGTTCGACACCCTCGTCCAGTTACTCGGGGCGAGCCCGGCGGAGCAGAGTGCGCTGGCGACCGCGCGGGACCGGGTAGAGGAGGGCCGCCGGGCCGCGAGCGGCCCTGCCCGGGCTACTGCCTGGCAGCGGCCGCACCAGCTACCCGCCGATGTGCCGGGGTTCATCGGACGGGCGGCCGAGCTGGCCGAGCTGGACCGGGCGGCGGCGATCTCGACGCCGCGCGGGCGGGCCGGGGCCCGGACGCTCGCGATCGTCGGCTCGCCGGGCGCCGGTAAGACCGCGCTCGCGCTGCACTGGGCCCACCGGGTCAGGCACCGGTTTCCGCACGGCCAGCTCTACACCGACCTGCGCGGGTACGGGGCCGACCCGGCCGCCGACCCGGCCCGGATCCTCGACGGGTACCTCGCCGCGCTCGGCGTGCCGGCGGTCGATCGCCCGGCCGATCTGGACGCCAAAATCGGGCTGTACCGGTCCCTGCTCGACCGGCGTCGAGTCCTGGTGGTGTTGGATAACGCGGCGAACGCCCGGCAGGTGCGACCGCTGTTGCCGACCGCGCCGGGCAGCGCCGCGGTGGTTACGAGCCGTAGCGTGCTCACCGGGTTGGTCGCCAGCGACCGAGCACACCGGATAGTTGTGGACGTCTTGCCGCTCTCCGAAGCGGTGGCCCTGCTGGCCGGGTTTCTAGGCGAGGCCCGGGTCCGGGCCGAGCTGGCGGCGGTGCGCCAGCTCGCCCGGCTGTGCGGGTGCCTGCCGGTCGCCCTCTGCGCGTTGGGTGAACGGGCGGTAACCGGACCGTCGAGTTCGCTCACTGCGCTCGCAGATGAGCTAGCCACGGCGCGTAACCGGCTCGATCTGTTCGAGGCTGGCGACGATGGCCAGACCACGCTACGGACCATGTTCGGCTGGTCGTATCAACAGCTGCCAGCCGATGCCGCCCGGCTTTTCCGGGCGCTGGGCGCCCATCCTCGTCCCTGGGCCGATCGAGGCCTGCTCGCCGAGTTGTGCGGCGGCGACCCCCGCGAAGCGAGGCGGCTGGTGGAGGTGCTGGCCGCGGCGAATCTGCTGCACCGGGGACGGTGGGACCGCTACCGGCTCAGCGGGCTCCTGCGCTGGTACGCGGCTGAGTTGGCGATCGAGCACGGCGAGGCCGCCCCGGCCCGGCAACTACGAAGCCCGCAGCTGGGGGTCGAATCCCTTACCCGCCAATAG
- a CDS encoding ammonium transporter, producing the protein MPEIDSGHTAWILTSSALVLLMTPGLALFYGGMTRSKGVLNMLMMCFGAIGVVSLLWIFYGFSLAFSEEVGGSSIGGLFSDLSAAGMRGLFETGEEGGLPILAFAGFQMMFAVITTALIAGAIADRAKFGSWLIFAVIWATLVYFPVAHWVWGAGGWLGEGMGVLDFAGGTAVHINAGAAALALALVLGKRVGWPKEKMKPHNLPLVLLGAGLLWFGWFGFNAGSELAANGISAVALVNTQVATAAAVLGWIFVEWIRFGKPTTLGAASGAIAGLVAITPACAFVEPLGAIAIGAIAGVVCSLCVSLKYKLGYDDSLDVVAVHFVGGVIGSVLIGLLAVEVLADENGLLYGGGVGLLGIQTLGVVVVAVYSFVMAWLIAFAIEKTIGFRVKPEDEVEGIDLTEHAEAGYDFTSTGPSLVGSAPARPAAAPAAPESASSEKVAG; encoded by the coding sequence GTGCCGGAGATCGATTCCGGGCACACCGCCTGGATCCTGACCTCGAGTGCCTTGGTGCTGTTGATGACTCCCGGGCTGGCGTTGTTCTACGGCGGCATGACCCGTTCCAAGGGCGTCCTCAACATGCTGATGATGTGCTTCGGCGCGATCGGCGTCGTCAGCCTGCTGTGGATCTTCTACGGCTTCAGCCTGGCGTTCAGCGAAGAGGTCGGCGGTAGCTCCATCGGTGGGCTCTTCAGCGACCTGTCCGCCGCCGGTATGCGGGGACTGTTCGAGACCGGTGAGGAGGGGGGCCTGCCGATCCTCGCGTTCGCGGGCTTCCAGATGATGTTCGCCGTCATCACTACCGCCCTGATCGCCGGCGCCATCGCCGATCGGGCCAAGTTCGGCTCCTGGCTGATCTTCGCCGTGATCTGGGCGACGCTGGTCTACTTCCCGGTGGCCCACTGGGTGTGGGGCGCCGGCGGCTGGCTCGGCGAAGGCATGGGCGTACTCGACTTCGCGGGCGGGACCGCGGTCCACATCAACGCCGGTGCCGCGGCCTTGGCGCTGGCGCTGGTGCTCGGAAAGCGGGTGGGCTGGCCTAAAGAGAAGATGAAGCCGCACAACCTGCCGCTAGTGTTGCTCGGCGCCGGTCTGCTGTGGTTCGGCTGGTTCGGGTTCAACGCCGGCTCCGAGCTGGCCGCCAACGGCATCTCCGCGGTGGCGCTGGTCAACACCCAGGTCGCGACCGCGGCGGCGGTGCTCGGCTGGATCTTCGTCGAGTGGATCCGGTTTGGTAAGCCGACCACCCTCGGGGCCGCCTCCGGCGCGATCGCCGGCCTGGTGGCGATCACCCCGGCCTGCGCCTTCGTGGAGCCGCTCGGGGCGATCGCGATCGGTGCCATCGCCGGTGTGGTCTGCTCGCTCTGCGTCAGCCTGAAGTACAAGCTCGGCTACGACGACTCGCTCGACGTGGTCGCCGTGCACTTCGTCGGCGGCGTCATCGGTTCGGTCCTGATCGGTCTGCTCGCGGTCGAGGTGCTCGCCGACGAGAACGGCCTGCTCTACGGCGGCGGTGTCGGCCTGCTCGGGATCCAGACGCTCGGCGTCGTGGTGGTCGCCGTGTACTCGTTCGTGATGGCCTGGCTGATCGCGTTCGCGATCGAGAAGACCATCGGCTTCCGGGTCAAGCCGGAGGATGAGGTCGAAGGTATCGACCTGACCGAGCACGCCGAGGCCGGGTACGACTTCACCAGCACCGGTCCGTCGCTGGTCGGCTCCGCCCCCGCGCGGCCAGCCGCCGCGCCGGCCGCGCCGGAGTCGGCGTCCTCCGAGAAGGTCGCTGGCTGA
- a CDS encoding S1 family peptidase, which produces MTATRSWTALGAVAALTLAIAAATPAHAAPNHPAPALPSTSAETAPMPAGADLVAARALDRSLAEAADRLTDLAADSGALGAFYDPARPALVLLLPADQPAGPVPATAAGFPVEVANSSLTAPTLAQFTEDVAARDFHPDAGRYAYGAYLDLARDVLVLGTNAPPAVVRPLATRYPAPLELRFGDDPGRGRGSDFPPFWGGASITSGGAICSSGFTVQTGGVRYMLTAGHCFGSGRPVTSTVSGHTWGTFHPHANLPDPDLAVIAGSSYQGAIYIGAVDSTAGAAVSSFGDPVIGFSNYCFSGQTSGEVCGHTAVSTTGVLCDPLGCTEDLVVSDGTRVQPGDSGSPWYTLSVGNQYPVHIRGLTVGVIAGQSYWHSYGTVADHAVAGVPYP; this is translated from the coding sequence GTGACCGCTACCCGGAGCTGGACCGCCCTCGGAGCGGTCGCCGCGCTCACGCTCGCGATCGCCGCAGCGACGCCGGCCCACGCCGCACCGAACCACCCTGCGCCAGCGCTGCCGTCGACGTCGGCGGAGACAGCACCAATGCCAGCGGGCGCCGATCTCGTGGCTGCGCGAGCCCTTGACCGATCGCTCGCCGAGGCCGCCGACCGGCTGACCGACCTGGCCGCCGACTCCGGCGCGCTCGGTGCCTTCTACGATCCGGCGCGACCGGCCCTCGTACTCCTGCTTCCGGCAGACCAACCGGCTGGCCCGGTACCGGCGACCGCGGCGGGCTTCCCGGTCGAGGTGGCGAATAGCTCCCTGACGGCCCCCACCCTCGCCCAGTTCACCGAGGATGTGGCCGCCCGGGACTTCCACCCCGACGCCGGCCGGTACGCGTACGGGGCCTATCTCGATCTGGCCCGGGACGTGCTGGTGCTGGGCACCAACGCACCACCGGCGGTGGTGCGGCCGCTGGCCACCCGCTACCCCGCTCCGCTGGAGCTCCGCTTCGGCGACGACCCGGGCCGGGGCCGCGGCAGTGACTTCCCGCCGTTCTGGGGCGGCGCCTCGATCACCAGTGGTGGGGCCATCTGCTCCAGTGGTTTCACGGTCCAGACCGGCGGCGTCCGCTACATGCTCACCGCCGGACACTGTTTCGGCTCCGGCCGGCCGGTCACCTCCACCGTCAGCGGGCACACGTGGGGAACCTTCCACCCACACGCGAACCTGCCGGACCCGGACCTGGCCGTGATCGCCGGCAGCAGCTACCAGGGCGCGATCTACATCGGCGCAGTGGACAGCACCGCGGGGGCGGCGGTGAGCAGCTTCGGTGATCCGGTGATCGGCTTCAGCAACTACTGCTTCAGCGGCCAGACATCCGGGGAGGTCTGCGGCCACACCGCGGTCAGCACCACCGGTGTGCTCTGTGATCCGCTCGGCTGCACCGAAGACCTGGTGGTCAGCGACGGCACCCGGGTACAACCCGGCGACTCGGGCTCCCCCTGGTACACCCTCTCAGTGGGCAATCAGTACCCGGTACACATCCGCGGTCTCACCGTCGGGGTGATCGCAGGCCAGTCCTACTGGCACAGCTACGGCACCGTCGCCGACCACGCAGTGGCCGGGGTTCCGTACCCGTAG
- a CDS encoding DinB family protein codes for MTIPTIPRHDPPYVADEREMLVGWLEFHRATLLHKCAGLTDEQLIQAACPPSNLTLLGLVRHMAEVERNWFSHRFGDQPVEPLYWREDQPDYDFEAVASADPAADFAIFTKEIEQSRRAVATRSLDEVFEYRKGGMISLRWVYIHMIEEYARHNGHADLLRERIDGVTGE; via the coding sequence ATGACAATTCCGACGATTCCCCGCCATGATCCGCCGTACGTCGCCGACGAGCGCGAGATGCTTGTGGGTTGGCTGGAGTTTCACCGCGCCACGCTGCTGCACAAGTGCGCCGGCCTCACCGACGAGCAACTCATTCAGGCCGCCTGTCCGCCCTCGAACCTCACCCTGCTCGGGCTGGTGCGGCACATGGCGGAGGTGGAGCGAAACTGGTTCAGCCACCGCTTCGGCGACCAGCCGGTCGAACCGCTCTACTGGCGCGAAGACCAGCCGGACTACGACTTCGAGGCGGTCGCGTCGGCCGATCCGGCGGCTGACTTCGCGATCTTCACCAAAGAGATCGAGCAGTCGCGGCGTGCCGTAGCGACCCGGTCGCTCGACGAGGTCTTCGAGTACCGCAAGGGGGGCATGATCAGTCTGCGCTGGGTCTACATCCACATGATCGAGGAGTACGCCCGCCACAACGGGCACGCGGACCTGCTCCGGGAACGCATCGACGGGGTCACCGGCGAGTGA
- the smc gene encoding chromosome segregation protein SMC has protein sequence MHLKSLTVKGFKSFASPTTLVLEPGITCVVGPNGSGKSNVVDAIAWVLGEHSAKSLRGGKMEDVIFAGTTGRAPLGRAEVTLTIDNGDGALPIDYTEVSITRRMFRSGESEYEINGSQCRLLDIQELLSDSGIGREMHVIVGQGRLDAVLHAKPEERRAFIEEAAGVLKHRKRKEKALRKLDAMATNLNRLTDLTAELRRQLKPLGRQAEVARRAASIQADLRDARLRLLADDLTTLRSNLDRELADEAAAKQRREQVEREHTELNAALADVEAALAADAPAYAAAQDTWFQLSTLQERFRGTGQLAAERLRHLTADDEPEQAGRDPEELIAEAEQVRVEEGELREVLEGETGRLEEAVAAREELERALSAAERQLVAAQKAIADRREGLAKLSGQVEAARSRSTAAADELERLATAVTEAQQRAEVAQTAYDEAAAGATVQDRDTADLDIAHEAAQAEVEAAQQTVTTLNDAERRAEREVTQWQAREEALALGLRRKDGAGALLAAADRVPGLVGSVASLLSVEPGHEVALAVALGGLADAVAVQGVEDAAEAIRVLKIEDAGRVSLLVGGDRLEPPRPEAELPEGGRWARDVVTCPAELRPAVAWALHDIALVPDLAGAADLVSRAPQVRAVTREGDLVGAHAAAGGSAKQPSYLEVQAAVEEAAGNRERAQAQVSQLQEQLTEAREALAAAKEQVRVSAAAKKEAEGQANAAARRLAELGAAASSAQAEVQRLTTAQQRAADAREQGVQQLAELAERLERAEETPVDEEPATEERDQLAAAVPAARQNELEIRLAVRTAEERVNSLAGRADQLLRQAEAQRAARERAAERRAAKQRGAVIAQAVVTGAEAALRMVSDALTVAARQRDEIAAARSAREAELTQLRGQVRQLEQELGRLTDEVHRDQVARAEQRLRIEQLEAKAAEDFGLGVETLVAEYAPDVLVPPTDAAVALAEADGKPVPEPAPYDRASQEKRAAKAERELTLLGKVNPLALEEFAALEERYKFLSDQLEDLKATRKDLLTVVADVDERILDIFTSAYHDTAREFEQVFDVLFPGGEGRLVLTDPDDMLTTGVEVEARPPGKKIKRLSLLSGGERSLTAVAMLVAIFRARPSPFYIMDEVEAALDDVNLGRLIDLMELLKGRSQLIIITHQKRTMEVADALYGTSMRNGVTQVISQRIRSAEPAGSAG, from the coding sequence GTGCATCTCAAGAGTTTGACGGTGAAGGGCTTCAAGTCCTTCGCCTCGCCCACCACGCTGGTGTTGGAGCCGGGGATCACCTGTGTGGTGGGCCCGAACGGCTCCGGTAAGTCCAACGTCGTCGACGCCATCGCCTGGGTCCTGGGTGAGCACAGCGCCAAGAGCCTGCGCGGCGGCAAGATGGAGGACGTCATCTTCGCCGGGACCACCGGGCGGGCGCCGCTGGGCCGGGCAGAGGTGACGCTCACCATCGACAATGGTGACGGGGCGCTGCCGATCGACTACACAGAGGTCTCGATCACTCGCCGGATGTTCCGGTCTGGCGAGAGCGAGTACGAGATCAACGGCTCCCAGTGCCGGCTGCTGGACATCCAGGAGCTGCTCTCCGACTCCGGGATCGGGCGGGAGATGCACGTGATCGTCGGGCAGGGCCGGCTCGACGCGGTGCTGCACGCCAAACCGGAGGAGCGCCGCGCCTTCATCGAGGAGGCGGCCGGGGTGCTCAAGCACCGCAAGCGTAAAGAGAAGGCGCTGCGCAAGCTGGACGCCATGGCCACCAACCTGAACCGGCTCACCGACCTCACCGCGGAGCTGCGGCGGCAGCTCAAACCGCTCGGCCGGCAGGCCGAGGTGGCCCGTCGCGCCGCCAGCATCCAGGCCGACCTGCGCGACGCCCGACTCCGGCTGCTCGCCGACGACCTGACCACGCTACGGAGCAACCTGGACCGGGAACTCGCCGACGAGGCCGCCGCCAAGCAGCGGCGTGAGCAGGTCGAACGTGAGCACACCGAGCTGAACGCGGCGCTGGCCGACGTGGAGGCAGCGTTGGCGGCCGACGCACCGGCCTACGCCGCCGCCCAGGACACCTGGTTCCAGCTCTCCACGTTGCAGGAACGGTTCCGGGGTACGGGTCAGCTCGCGGCCGAGCGGTTGCGGCACTTGACCGCCGATGACGAACCGGAGCAGGCCGGACGGGACCCGGAGGAGCTGATCGCCGAGGCGGAGCAGGTCCGGGTCGAAGAGGGCGAGTTGCGTGAGGTGCTGGAGGGCGAGACCGGCCGGCTTGAGGAGGCGGTCGCTGCCCGGGAGGAGCTGGAGCGGGCGCTCTCGGCCGCGGAGCGGCAGCTGGTCGCGGCCCAGAAGGCGATCGCGGACCGCAGGGAAGGGCTGGCCAAGCTGAGCGGCCAGGTCGAGGCGGCCCGCAGCCGGAGCACCGCCGCCGCCGACGAGTTGGAGCGGCTCGCCACCGCCGTCACCGAAGCGCAGCAGCGGGCGGAGGTCGCCCAGACCGCGTACGACGAGGCGGCCGCCGGCGCCACCGTGCAGGACCGCGACACCGCGGATCTCGACATCGCCCACGAAGCGGCGCAGGCCGAGGTCGAGGCGGCCCAGCAGACCGTGACCACCCTCAACGACGCCGAACGCCGCGCCGAGCGCGAGGTTACTCAGTGGCAGGCCCGCGAGGAGGCGCTGGCGTTGGGGCTTCGCCGCAAAGACGGAGCGGGGGCGCTGCTCGCCGCCGCCGACCGGGTCCCCGGGCTGGTCGGCAGCGTCGCGTCACTGCTCTCGGTCGAACCCGGCCACGAGGTGGCGCTCGCGGTCGCGCTGGGCGGGCTCGCCGACGCGGTCGCGGTGCAGGGGGTCGAGGACGCGGCCGAGGCGATCCGGGTGCTCAAGATCGAGGATGCCGGGCGGGTTTCGCTGCTGGTCGGAGGGGACCGGCTCGAGCCACCTCGGCCCGAGGCAGAGCTGCCCGAGGGCGGCCGGTGGGCGCGCGATGTCGTGACCTGCCCGGCGGAGCTGCGGCCGGCGGTCGCCTGGGCGCTGCACGACATCGCGCTGGTGCCTGACCTGGCCGGCGCGGCCGACCTGGTGAGTCGGGCGCCGCAGGTTCGCGCGGTCACCCGCGAGGGCGACTTGGTGGGTGCGCACGCCGCCGCTGGCGGCTCGGCCAAACAACCGTCGTACCTGGAGGTTCAGGCGGCGGTAGAGGAGGCGGCCGGCAACCGGGAACGGGCGCAGGCGCAGGTCTCCCAGTTGCAGGAGCAGCTAACCGAGGCCCGGGAGGCGCTCGCCGCGGCGAAAGAGCAGGTCCGGGTGTCGGCGGCGGCGAAGAAGGAGGCCGAGGGGCAGGCCAACGCCGCTGCCCGCCGGCTGGCCGAGTTGGGCGCCGCCGCCAGCTCCGCCCAGGCGGAGGTGCAGCGGCTCACGACCGCGCAGCAACGCGCCGCCGATGCCCGGGAACAGGGCGTGCAGCAGCTGGCCGAGCTGGCGGAGCGGCTGGAGCGGGCCGAGGAGACACCGGTGGACGAGGAGCCGGCCACTGAGGAGCGGGACCAGCTGGCGGCGGCGGTGCCGGCGGCGCGGCAGAACGAGTTGGAGATCCGGCTCGCGGTGCGTACCGCCGAGGAGCGGGTGAACTCGCTGGCAGGGCGCGCCGATCAGCTGTTGCGGCAGGCCGAGGCGCAGCGGGCCGCCCGGGAACGCGCGGCCGAGCGGCGGGCTGCCAAGCAGCGGGGTGCGGTGATCGCCCAAGCGGTGGTGACCGGTGCCGAAGCGGCGCTGCGGATGGTCAGTGACGCCTTGACGGTGGCGGCGCGGCAACGCGACGAGATCGCGGCGGCGCGGTCGGCCCGCGAGGCTGAGCTGACTCAACTGCGGGGCCAGGTCAGACAGCTGGAGCAGGAGCTGGGGCGGCTCACCGACGAGGTGCATCGGGACCAGGTGGCGCGGGCGGAGCAACGGCTGCGGATCGAGCAGCTGGAGGCCAAGGCGGCGGAGGACTTCGGGCTCGGGGTGGAGACGCTGGTCGCCGAGTACGCGCCGGATGTGCTGGTGCCCCCCACCGATGCGGCGGTGGCGTTGGCGGAGGCCGACGGCAAGCCGGTGCCCGAGCCCGCGCCGTATGACCGGGCGAGTCAGGAGAAGCGCGCCGCCAAGGCTGAGCGGGAACTGACTCTGCTGGGGAAGGTCAACCCGTTGGCCCTGGAGGAGTTCGCGGCCCTGGAGGAGCGGTACAAATTCCTCTCCGATCAGCTGGAGGACCTGAAGGCGACCCGGAAGGACCTGCTCACCGTCGTCGCCGACGTGGACGAGCGGATCCTGGACATCTTTACCTCGGCCTACCATGACACCGCGCGCGAGTTCGAGCAGGTGTTCGATGTGTTGTTCCCGGGCGGCGAAGGCCGGCTGGTCCTCACCGACCCCGACGACATGCTGACCACCGGAGTCGAGGTGGAGGCCCGGCCACCGGGCAAGAAGATCAAACGGTTGTCGTTGCTCTCCGGCGGCGAGCGGTCGTTGACCGCCGTGGCGATGCTGGTCGCGATCTTCCGGGCCCGGCCGAGCCCTTTCTACATCATGGACGAGGTCGAGGCCGCCCTCGACGACGTCAACCTGGGGCGGTTGATCGATCTGATGGAGCTGTTGAAGGGGCGTAGTCAGCTGATCATCATCACCCACCAGAAGCGGACCATGGAGGTCGCCGACGCGCTCTACGGCACCAGCATGCGCAACGGTGTCACGCAGGTGATCAGCCAGCGGATCCGGTCGGCGGAGCCGGCTGGATCCGCTGGCTGA
- a CDS encoding aminoglycoside phosphotransferase family protein has protein sequence MTQTNSAAEIPLRGGNVSTVVKVAGTVRRNTGPWTPSVHALLRHLEKVGFTGAPRVHGIDEYGREVLTYLEGECGEYPLAEHWATDEALVTVATMLRMFHDAQQGFQPPPGGVWRSFGPPPPDAEVVCHHDAAPHNVIWRPDGTLALIDFDLASPGSRLYDVAYAAWTWVPLFSDRDSVTLGWQRPDRPRRLRLFADAYGLIPRDRHRFVRTIRRRIVDHVEGIRRMAAAGDPAFVRIVRKGHLRRPARDLRLLDYERHTLEYAMR, from the coding sequence GTGACCCAGACCAACTCCGCCGCCGAGATTCCGCTTCGCGGCGGCAACGTCAGCACCGTCGTCAAGGTCGCGGGCACGGTCCGTCGCAATACCGGCCCCTGGACCCCATCTGTGCACGCGCTGCTACGGCACCTGGAGAAGGTCGGGTTCACCGGAGCACCGCGCGTGCACGGCATCGACGAGTACGGCCGCGAGGTGCTCACCTACCTGGAGGGCGAGTGTGGCGAGTACCCACTCGCCGAGCACTGGGCCACCGACGAGGCGCTGGTGACGGTCGCCACCATGCTGCGGATGTTCCACGACGCGCAGCAAGGCTTCCAACCGCCGCCCGGGGGGGTCTGGCGCTCGTTCGGACCGCCCCCACCGGACGCCGAGGTGGTCTGCCATCACGACGCCGCGCCACACAATGTGATCTGGCGGCCCGACGGCACCCTGGCGCTGATCGATTTCGACCTCGCCTCGCCCGGGTCGCGCCTCTACGACGTGGCGTACGCGGCCTGGACCTGGGTGCCGCTCTTCAGCGACCGGGATTCGGTCACGCTCGGCTGGCAACGGCCGGACCGGCCCCGCCGGCTGCGGCTGTTCGCCGACGCGTACGGCCTGATCCCGCGGGACCGGCACCGGTTCGTCCGGACCATCCGCCGCCGGATCGTCGACCACGTCGAGGGCATCCGGCGGATGGCGGCGGCCGGAGACCCGGCCTTCGTCCGCATCGTCCGAAAGGGTCATCTCCGTCGACCCGCGCGTGACCTGCGACTACTCGATTATGAGCGGCACACGCTCGAATACGCGATGCGCTGA